In Francisella salimarina, the genomic window TTCAGCTACCTTGCGATAATCACGTTTAAAAAATGCCAGAAAATTACCTGCTAGATAACGCTGGTCATCACGATTAAGTGTACCAACAATACCAAAGTCGATAGATATGTATTTTGGATCTGCTGGATTTGTGACATCGATAAACATGTTACCAGGGTGCATATCTGCATGGAAGAAGCAGTTATCAAACACCTGAGAGTAGAATATTTCCACACCTCGCTGTGCTAATAAACGGCGATCAACCCCTAGAGCATCGAGAGTTTCGATATCAGATACTCTGACACCACTGACACGTTCCATAACCATTACTGTAGAGCTAGTATATTCCCAATATATCTTAGGTACATAATGTATAGTTGAGCCCTCGAAGTTTCTGCGTATTTGAGATGCATTAGATGCCTCGCGTACTAGATCAAGTTCATCAAAGAAGCTTTGATTAATTTCTTTGACGATTTCGACAGGCTTGAAACGCTTAATTTCTTTTAATTTGCTAAGTAGCGTTGCAAAGAAAAGCATCAAAGAAGTATCAAGTTTTAGGATTTTCTCTATACCTGGTCGCAATACTTTAACTACAACTTTTTCATCATTTTGAAGTACTGCGCCATGAACTTGAGCAACAGAAGCAGAGGCTAGCGGGGTGCTTTCAAAACTTTTGAATATCTTATTTATTGGTTTTTTTGCAGCCTTTTCAATCTGCTGAGCTGCAATATCGTTATCAAACGGTGGTACATTATCTTGAAGTTTAGAGACCTCTTTTATTACTTCAGGAGGAAGCAGATCAGCACGCACAGATAACGCTTGTCCAAACTTAATAAATATAGGTCCAAGCTTCTCTAACGCCTCTCTTATGCGTACACCGTGCTCTAGCTTGCGTAATCTTGGAGAGTAATAAAAAGGGTTTACTAAAAGTATAAGTTTAAGACTTCTTATTTTAGTTGCTCGGATTGGTTCATTGAGAAGGCAGTACCTATTTATAATATAAAAAATATATATAAGTCTTAGAAATTTTCTAATCATTGTATAAGCTCTCTAATAAGTTTAGTTTAGCTTCTATTCTATCAGTAGCCTGTTTTAGCTCTTGAACTTGACGATAAAAAATATTTATCTCATTTTGTGATATTAATGTTCTCTTTTCTTCAGTTAAAAAATCTTTAATATCAACTATAGTTTCTTGGCGTGATGTTCTAAGATATTGTTTCGCTTTAGTAAAAGGTTTTGCTATCGTTGCTGCAAATTCTGGACTAGTAATCTCAGATATTTTATAAACTAAATCAATATCAATAGCACTTATGAATTTATTAAACTCATTTAGGTCTTTAAGACTACCTTGATAATCAAGTTTATTGGCAATTATAAGTTTTTGAAGATTTTTGTTAAATATCAGTTCAAGTATATAAGCCAGTTTACCTTTTAGCACATTTTTAGAATGCTCATCAGTAGCATGGATTTTTGATTTTTCAACTTTTAATGTAACCGAAAAATCAATATCAGTAATCTCTACCCTTAATGTTTTATTATTAAGTGGTAGCAATAAACTACTCATTTGTGGGTCAAGTTTAGATAATAATATTAGGACGTTATCTATTATTTGAATCATTTTAGTACTTATATCCGATATGTAAAGCTACGATTCCACCAGTCATGTTCTGATATTCAACATTATCAAAACCAGCATCATACATCATTTGCTTTAGTGTTTCTTGATCTGGATGTTTGCGGATTGATTCAGCAAGATATTTATAACTTTCAGCATCTTGAGTGATGATTTTACCTAAAAAAGGTAAAGCTTTGAAAGAGTATTCATCATAAACCTTAGATAGCATAGGTACTATGGGTTTTGAGAATTCTAGTACTAGTAATCTTCCGCCTGGTTTTAGTACTCTGCACATTGATGCTAGAGCTTTAGCTTTGTCAGTGACATTTCTTAAGCCAAAAGATATTGTTATACAGTCAAAATAATTATCAGGAAATGGTAGAGATTCAGCATTAGCTTGAACATATTCAATATTACCTACACACCCTTTATTGGTAAGCTTCTCTTTACCCACTTCTAACATTGATGAGTTGATGTCACTCAAAACCACTTTACCCTGTGAGCCTACCATTTGACAGAATTTATATGCTAAATCACCAGTTCCTCCAGCTAAGTCAAGAACTCTGTCTCCTTTGCGTATGCCAGTCTTTGCAATAGTTTGTTTTTTCCAGATGCGATGGATACCAAAAGACATTAAATCATTCATTAAGTCATACTTAGCCGCTACTGAGTGGAAAACTCCGGCAACTTTTTTTTGTTTTTCTTCCCAAGGTACTTCTGTAAAACCGAAATCTGTTGTTTTATTTTCTTTAGACATTTAAACTAAAAATTATAATATTAAGATATAATTTCATTATAGCAGAATATCAAGTATTTGTATTGGCAAGATACCATTAAATAAGGGAGTGTGACTATGTATATATTATCTGGAGATATCGGTGGAACTAATACTAGGTTAGAGGTTTCTCTTCTAGAAGATGGTTTAACACAGAGCATTGCTATTAGAAAATATAAAGGAGCAAACTTTAATTGTTTGTCTGATATTATTGATAAGTTTTTACTAGAAGTTGATCTAGTGGGGCAGATTGATTCTGTGTGTCTTGCTGTTGCTGGATTTGTCGCAAATGGAGAAGTTCAAGTAACAAATTTACCATGGTTAGTCTCAGAGCAGTATATCTCAGAAGGCCTTGGGATAGATAAAAGTAAAGTCAAAGTTATAAATGACTTTGAAGCCATAGGTTATGGTATAGAATCTTTAGATAGAGAAGAAGATCTTATTACCCTTCAAGACGGTAAAAAAGATGATGAAACATTATGTGCTGTCGTCGGTGCTGGTACAGGTCTAGGTATGTGTCTAGTTAGTTATGATAAAGATCATAATCCTAGAGTGTACAAAACAGAAGGCGGTCATGTTGACTTTTCACCAGTTGATGATGAGCAAATTCAACTCTTTAGATTTATGCGTAGAACTTTTCATCGTATATCACCAGAGAGATTTTGCAGTGGCTATGGTATTTTCAATATATATAAGTATGTTGTACGTAATCCTTTATATGATCAGCCAGAGTGTCAATCGCTACGAAGAGAATTATTTAGCGTATCAGATTCTGATAAAGCAGCAGTTATTGTTAAGTATGCCATAGAGCATAGAGAACCCTCTGCGTTGAGAACTATAGATATATTTTTAAGTATATATGGATCAGTGGCAGGTAATTTAGCATTATCAAGTTTACCTTTTAGAGGGTTGTACATCGCTGGAGGTATTGCACCTAGACTTATCAAACAAATCAAAGAAAGTAAGTTTTTAGAGAAGTTTAGAGATAAGGGCAGGATGTCTAGTATGATGAAAGATTTTCCAGTTCATATAATTATGAATACAGATGTTGGTTTAATTGGTGCGCGTACTTATGCAGCCGGCTTAGTCAAAGTAGAGTAAAATTATTTTTTTTCTTTGAGATATTTTGAAAGTCTCGGTACTCCCAACCATATTAGATAAGCTACTACACATCCTGCTATTGCTACATAAAAAGTAGCAAATACGAAAAAGATCCCAACTAATATAGCTAATTCAGTAATAAAAAATATAGCTAATATAGCAATCAGGCAAATACAGCTGAAAACATTCCTGTATGTACAGATTTTATTTGCTGAATTTGGTTCTTGGTTTAAGCTTTCTTGATTCATGTTATTTATATATCGTTATAATAGGTTAATTATACAGTTGGTAATTATTGCATTGCAAATGAAATATTAAGATTATCTTTTTATATGTTTTGATAGATAAATAGATTGAATTATTAAGAAAATAAAAGTTATGCCAAGAAGGCCAAAAAGTTTAAAGTTCATCCATATATTCGTTGAAAAAAAGTAAGCAACAAATAAGTTAAGAGTTCCTAGCACTGTAAAGTAAGCACCCCACATATTGTTGATTTCTCTCCACTTATGTCTTTTTAACTCAACGGCTTCTTTGAGAATTTTTTGCATTGGTGTTTCTTTCATTGTATATGTTGATATTATCAAACCAATTCCTATTAACCAGTTGATTATGCTAACTTTCCATTTGATAAACTCTTCGTTATGGAAGTATAAAGTGGCTCCGCCAAATACCACAACAAGTACAGCTATTAGAATTTGTGCTTTAGCAATTTTTCTATGAGCAATATACTCCCAAATTACTTGAGCAACTGTAACTATAATCAATGCAGCAGTAGCATAAAAAATATCATAGACCTTATAAACTGTAAAAAATACGATTGCTGGTAGCAAATCATTAATCATTTTATTCATTTGTATTATTGTTAAG contains:
- a CDS encoding ubiquinone biosynthesis accessory factor UbiJ, which gives rise to MIQIIDNVLILLSKLDPQMSSLLLPLNNKTLRVEITDIDFSVTLKVEKSKIHATDEHSKNVLKGKLAYILELIFNKNLQKLIIANKLDYQGSLKDLNEFNKFISAIDIDLVYKISEITSPEFAATIAKPFTKAKQYLRTSRQETIVDIKDFLTEEKRTLISQNEINIFYRQVQELKQATDRIEAKLNLLESLYND
- the glk gene encoding glucokinase, producing the protein MYILSGDIGGTNTRLEVSLLEDGLTQSIAIRKYKGANFNCLSDIIDKFLLEVDLVGQIDSVCLAVAGFVANGEVQVTNLPWLVSEQYISEGLGIDKSKVKVINDFEAIGYGIESLDREEDLITLQDGKKDDETLCAVVGAGTGLGMCLVSYDKDHNPRVYKTEGGHVDFSPVDDEQIQLFRFMRRTFHRISPERFCSGYGIFNIYKYVVRNPLYDQPECQSLRRELFSVSDSDKAAVIVKYAIEHREPSALRTIDIFLSIYGSVAGNLALSSLPFRGLYIAGGIAPRLIKQIKESKFLEKFRDKGRMSSMMKDFPVHIIMNTDVGLIGARTYAAGLVKVE
- the ubiB gene encoding ubiquinone biosynthesis regulatory protein kinase UbiB; this encodes MIRKFLRLIYIFYIINRYCLLNEPIRATKIRSLKLILLVNPFYYSPRLRKLEHGVRIREALEKLGPIFIKFGQALSVRADLLPPEVIKEVSKLQDNVPPFDNDIAAQQIEKAAKKPINKIFKSFESTPLASASVAQVHGAVLQNDEKVVVKVLRPGIEKILKLDTSLMLFFATLLSKLKEIKRFKPVEIVKEINQSFFDELDLVREASNASQIRRNFEGSTIHYVPKIYWEYTSSTVMVMERVSGVRVSDIETLDALGVDRRLLAQRGVEIFYSQVFDNCFFHADMHPGNMFIDVTNPADPKYISIDFGIVGTLNRDDQRYLAGNFLAFFKRDYRKVAELHIESGWVPSDTREDVLESAIRTVCEPIFEKPMKEISLGYTLMQLFAVARRFNMNIQPQLTLLQKTLFHVEGLGQKLCPELNIWETSRPILEKWMKEQMGLRGFYHRSLENMPRVSDRLPELPRMVFDILQHTQMNLKTMPSHQVSKAKEPKKKHRFALGASVLLIATGAIANITKDTSSLTKLQDLITTHSTTILIAGVVCLAYYIFKKEK
- a CDS encoding septation protein A, with protein sequence MNKMINDLLPAIVFFTVYKVYDIFYATAALIIVTVAQVIWEYIAHRKIAKAQILIAVLVVVFGGATLYFHNEEFIKWKVSIINWLIGIGLIISTYTMKETPMQKILKEAVELKRHKWREINNMWGAYFTVLGTLNLFVAYFFSTNIWMNFKLFGLLGITFIFLIIQSIYLSKHIKR
- the ubiE gene encoding bifunctional demethylmenaquinone methyltransferase/2-methoxy-6-polyprenyl-1,4-benzoquinol methylase UbiE codes for the protein MSKENKTTDFGFTEVPWEEKQKKVAGVFHSVAAKYDLMNDLMSFGIHRIWKKQTIAKTGIRKGDRVLDLAGGTGDLAYKFCQMVGSQGKVVLSDINSSMLEVGKEKLTNKGCVGNIEYVQANAESLPFPDNYFDCITISFGLRNVTDKAKALASMCRVLKPGGRLLVLEFSKPIVPMLSKVYDEYSFKALPFLGKIITQDAESYKYLAESIRKHPDQETLKQMMYDAGFDNVEYQNMTGGIVALHIGYKY